The DNA region ctccctttagcctgggtcctgAGTAATCACTCATgacccttgcagtcactgtcctttgttccagtttctttcaagtatcctgtggggagaggctctctctttagccagctgaagacctaGCACAGCCTGGTTTGACTTAGGTCTGCGTAGTGCAGCGTAGATGCCTGAGCACTGGTGTGAGACCCGGGTCCAGAAATTCTAAACCAAGACTTAATATTCAGTTTTGGACACTCAAGCCTAGGTTTACACTCACTGAGCCTACGGGTTCAAGTCCCACAGACCCTAGGCTTACATTGCATTATAGGGACATCCTTACACTCCTTCTACCCATTGCAAGATGACACACAGTACAATCTTCCCAGATATAAAGTTATGGAGCTTTTGGGAATCCAGGACgtcaaggagagagaaaatatttgaacCAACTAATTCCACCCAGAGGGATCTGAGGCCAGTGCCAAGTAGAATGTGGCATTTTCCCAAATCAGAGAGAACAGAGAAATAAATGAAACATATCTGAAATCTCAAATGTCACCATGTGGAGTGTAGAGCGCAAGACAGTCAGGTTTCCAGTGAAGGCAGTAGCAAGTATTAGCTTTATCCATGAATGGGAATGTCATCATCCCAAAACGTAGTATGTTCTCACATTTCCCaaagcagttcccattggcatGAGATAGGGCCCTACTAGATGTAAACTTTCTTGCTCATTAAGCCAGATAGATTCCTTCACAGATCAGTGACTCCATCTGAATTCATTTGAGGAACATCTATTAACTGATGACTTTTCTCAGGGCCTCCTTCACCTCTTTGTTCcgcaggctgtagatgagggggttgagcatgggagtcaggactgtgtAGAAGACAGAGAATACTTTGTTCAGGGCTTTCAGTGTATTGGTTTTTGGTAGCAGATACACAGTCATTAGGGTCCCATAGAAAACTGTaaccacaatgaggtgagaggagcaggtggaaaaggccttttgcctcccggtggtggaagggattctcaggataGTAGCAATGATACAAACATAGGATGTCACAGTTAATAGAAATGGGCAAGGCGTGTTTATGGAGGCGAGTATGAAACTAACCAGTGTGATCATGCTGGTGTCACTACAGGAGAGTTTTAGCATTGGagaaaaatcacaaaagaaatggtcaatttcattggggCCACAGAATGTTAATTGCAACATAAAGCACATCGTTATTACACATGTTAGAAATCCGCTTATCCACGACCCTGCTGCTAGCTGGAGGCACAACCTGCCGTTCATCAGGGCTGTATAATGCAGGGGGTTGCATatcgctaaataccgatcataagacatcgcTGCAAGGAGATAGCATTCTGTAGTTACCAAACAACCAAAGCAATAAAACTGTGCAAAACAGCCACTGACAGAAATGGTTCTGTCTCCAGTCAGGAGACTGGTCAGCATCCTGGGCAGaatggtggaggtgtagcaggtctccaagcaggacaagttccccagaaagtaatacatgggggtgtgaaggtgctgatcagccacaactagcgCTATGATGAGGATGTTCCCGGACATGGTCACAATGTAGATCACTAGGAAAACCAGGAAGAAAAGGATCTGCAGTTCAGGGAGATTCccgaatcccaggaggatgaattctgtgatgaCCGTTTGATTGTCCTCTTCTGCTTTCTCTATGAGGTGCATCTAGGtacaaataaaaatactaaaactCAGAAacgggattttcaaaggcacaaacatCCCATCAGCTTAACCAAGTGCAGAAGAACAGGTATCCACAGGTATCCAGaggcatttaggcacccaaaattgcAGATAGGCGCCTATAGCTCGCCACATTATTCAGTTTCCTGAATTACTCAATGATCTCTTATGACAGTGAGTTCCAGGAGACAAATACACATtgtgtaaaaagaaaattgtttcatGTCTGAGTGCTAAAGGTGTTGTCTGTTAAGTTGATTGGGTCACTCTTGGTATGTAGTTCACCTGATGGAGTTTCTCTGTCCCATTCATTAATCCTTAACCTCTCGCATGTCCCACCTTGTTCATCTCCTCTTTAAATTAAACTCCCTGAGTCTTTTCTGAGGCTGGGATATTCAAAGGGACCTAAAGAAATTAGACACTTGAAAAATCAAGGGGATTTGGTCACCTGGCTCCCCTGATATTCTCAGCCCCACTAAACTCTGCCCATCTATGCATCTGTTTCTCTTCTCACCCTCTGCCCCGTTCCCAGCCCCATGCAATAAATGGGAAAGAAGAGACGCTCTCTTCCCCAGCTCTGAGACAGCAGGTGCCGCGCAGGATCCTGCATGTCAGCGCCAGCAGAGCAGGGCGTGAGCACGCTCTCCTCATGCTAATGCCTGAGACACTGAGAGCACGACACTGACTAGCAGCACAGCTGGGAAACTCCCTCTGCTCAGTGTCCTGCCCCGTGCACAAAGGGAATGCCCCGAGCAGGCACATACAGAcccctctccctttcctcccctccttggCACCCTGAGACACACTCTACCCCAGCTGCACTCTGCAGCCCAGCTGAAGAGTGAGAGTGTCTGGGCCTGGATTTTGTGCAGCATCCCGGGTGCAACAAAACAGCTGGAACTCAATGCTCCCAGCCACGCTCTGCAGTGTCGCAGTTCAGCCCTGTTAGGGGAAGGGATGAGACATATCAAGGGCAGAGTAGGAAGTGAGAGGGAGCAGGATATGCACAGCCACAGTGTGCTCCTGAGAGACAGCTCCAGCTGTGCTCCTTCCCACTACCGCACCGTTTCCTCCCTCCATGAGATCCCCAGGAtctgactaagggcttgtctaaacggAGAGTTAGAtcgtggcaagctggggtgtgaatctacagcgcaCTAGCCTGCCACGTACTAACGCTCTGTATGGACCCTGTTCCAGTGCACTAAACATTCCCTAGTGCACATTGACCTACgcccatttcaaacagcactaGGCCAAAATCCACTAGGGGACTTTTAGTGCTtgatagcagggtccacatggcccCTTACTGCACAGCAACCTGCAGCACTGTAGATTtccaccccagcttgccatgcactgactccctgtgtggacaaACCCCAGGAAGATTCAGATTTACCTTTAATCCTCAGCAAGAAGCGGCGACCTCTGTGTCGATGCTGAGTGGGTGTGGGGATCTGGTTTCTACTTCCATGCTGCTCCCTTCTGTGTCTCCTGCTCTCAGAGCTTGTGTACCGGGTGGGGTAGTGCACTCAAGAGAAATGGGATTTCTAAAGGGCACCAACGTCTGGCACGCAAACTGGCTCGTGTAGACTCTTGCTGGCGCCCACTGAAAGTTCCTTTGTGCACAACACATTGGGGCACTTTAGAATTAACACCCCGCTGTTGTGCACCACCTGCCCCATATGGACAAGCCCTTATTCGCTCTGCAAAGACACCTACCTTCTACTGCTGCACTGGGCTGGCTCTTGATTTCTTGCTTGATGCACACACCCATGTGTATTACAAGGGACCTCCATGCCTCCTGCTCTGGAGCCTTCTAGGGTTTATAGGAGAAAGCAGCCGcacgctggctcaggcagctgttGGGATCTCCGCTGAGGCTGCTGCTAATGATCCCTTTGAAAGTGCCCTCAGGAGGGAATTCAATGCTATGGTGCTTGCTACGACAGTGTAAACATCAAGGCCATTGactactgaggcctggtctactctacagagttaggtcaacgcaaggcagcttacattgacctaactatgGAAGCGTTTACACTTAAATTTCGCTCCCGCCGATGTAACTGCCCCACTACACCGACTTAGTAACCCCACCTCCACGAGCGGCGTAGAGtcaaggttgatgtagttagtgttaatgtagacactgcgttgcttatgtcgactgttactggctttccggaaccttcccacaatgccccacactggcagttcAATCAGTGCGAGTGCTCCTGGTGAGGTCACAcaccgccgacacaaggagcaaagtgcagacacgcacaagcgatgtaattactgCGGCGGCTGTCTGCCGACGTAAGTTAGGTcatcttaattttgtagtgtaggcatGGCCTGAGTTAAAGAAGAATGAGTTCcttaggatttggcccatagaagTTATTCTTTGCTGACTCTCTGGGCTAGATTGTCCATTCCGGGAtgaattaacaggagtgttgtatgtaagacctgggaggtaattgttctgctctactcggcactggtgaggcctcagctggagtagtgtgtccagttctgggccccacacttcaagaGGGAAAACCTAACCCGTGAGGAAAGGTagaaagaattgggcatgtttagtctagagaagagaaggatgaggggggacgtgataacagtcttcagagaCGTACCAGGTTGTTAGACAGAGGATGATGATCtattgttctccatgtgcaccaaggataggacaagaaggaaaCTATAACAAAACAtgcagaggagtggggaggagcactGCAGAATCACAGAGCAACTGTGTGGCCCATGGAGAAACCACTGGATTGGgactattcccagttctgcaacTGGCCTGTCACGTCACCTCTCTgcgtctcagtttcccatctgtaaaatggggataatgatgtcaAGCTCttggagatctgctgatgaaaagcatgATATAAAAGCTAGGTCTTTTGATTATTACCGAGCCACAGTAGTGCATCAACTGTGAACCTAGGTGAGAAGGACAGTTATCTAAATGGCCAGTAACTCCTGCCAACAAACATTGCtccttctgtttaaaaaactaggaaataaAATGTCACAAAAAACCTTTGTTAACGCAGAGTTAAGGTGGACG from Malaclemys terrapin pileata isolate rMalTer1 chromosome 13, rMalTer1.hap1, whole genome shotgun sequence includes:
- the LOC128847279 gene encoding olfactory receptor 11A1-like, producing the protein MHLIEKAEEDNQTVITEFILLGFGNLPELQILFFLVFLVIYIVTMSGNILIIALVVADQHLHTPMYYFLGNLSCLETCYTSTILPRMLTSLLTGDRTISVSGCFAQFYCFGCLVTTECYLLAAMSYDRYLAICNPLHYTALMNGRLCLQLAAGSWISGFLTCVITMCFMLQLTFCGPNEIDHFFCDFSPMLKLSCSDTSMITLVSFILASINTPCPFLLTVTSYVCIIATILRIPSTTGRQKAFSTCSSHLIVVTVFYGTLMTVYLLPKTNTLKALNKVFSVFYTVLTPMLNPLIYSLRNKEVKEALRKVIS